In Streptomyces sp. NBC_00448, the following are encoded in one genomic region:
- a CDS encoding aldo/keto reductase — MITRTTLGSPGLTVSAMGLGCMGMSESYGAADWDGGLATIDRALELGITFLDTADAYGTGHNEVLVGRAIHGRRDQVQLATKFGIDRSAGDRARRIRGARDYVLRACDASLLRLGVEVIDLYYAHRPPQDVEIEETVGAMAELVEAGKVRHLGLSEVDGELLRRAHAVHPITAVQSEYSLWTRDVEAVTPVMAELGVGLVPYSPLGRGFLTGALDRSTLGEKDFRRTNPRFAGEAGEANEKIAATVGAVADRLGATPAQVALAWVHAQAERLGVAVATIPGTRSPARLEQNAAALELTLDAEALAALDPLSYQVMGERYTPAHTAEVARG; from the coding sequence ATGATCACCCGAACCACGCTCGGCTCGCCCGGTCTCACCGTCAGCGCGATGGGCCTGGGGTGCATGGGGATGAGCGAGAGCTACGGCGCCGCCGACTGGGACGGCGGCCTGGCCACCATCGACCGGGCCCTGGAGCTGGGCATCACGTTCCTGGACACCGCCGACGCCTACGGCACCGGACACAACGAGGTGCTGGTGGGCCGGGCCATCCACGGCCGCCGGGACCAGGTGCAGCTCGCCACCAAGTTCGGCATCGACCGCAGCGCCGGCGACCGGGCACGCCGCATCCGCGGTGCCCGGGACTATGTGCTGCGCGCCTGCGACGCCTCGCTGCTGCGGCTGGGCGTCGAGGTGATCGACCTGTACTACGCCCACCGCCCGCCCCAGGACGTGGAGATCGAGGAGACCGTCGGGGCGATGGCCGAGCTGGTCGAGGCGGGCAAGGTCCGCCATCTGGGCCTGTCCGAGGTCGACGGCGAGCTGCTGCGCCGGGCGCACGCGGTGCACCCGATCACCGCGGTGCAGAGCGAGTACTCGCTGTGGACCCGCGACGTCGAGGCGGTCACCCCGGTGATGGCCGAGCTGGGGGTCGGGCTGGTGCCGTACTCGCCGCTGGGGCGGGGGTTCCTGACCGGCGCCCTGGACCGCTCCACGCTGGGCGAGAAGGACTTCCGGCGCACCAACCCCCGCTTTGCCGGCGAGGCGGGCGAGGCCAACGAGAAGATCGCGGCGACCGTGGGCGCGGTGGCCGACCGGCTGGGTGCCACCCCGGCCCAGGTGGCGTTGGCCTGGGTGCACGCCCAGGCCGAGCGGCTCGGGGTGGCGGTGGCGACCATTCCGGGCACCCGCAGCCCGGCCCGGCTGGAGCAGAACGCGGCCGCGCTGGAGCTCACCCTGGACGCCGAGGCGCTGGCCGCGCTGGACCCGCTGAGCTACCAGGTGATGGGCGAGCGCTACACCCCCGCGCACACCGCTGAAGTCGCTCGGGGTTAG
- a CDS encoding copper homeostasis protein CutC, with amino-acid sequence MRPARRLLLEIAVAGAAGARIACEAGADRVELCSALELGGVTPSGALVEAACAVGPPVHVLVRCRPGDFVYDAEEVALMAAEVREAVAAGAAGVVIGALTAGGTLDAEAMRRLMDAAAEAGSAMGRPVEVTVHRAIDQAADPVATAVRAAAMGVTRILTSGGAATAPAGAGTIAEIAAAVPGVEVMAGAGIRPGDVARLAETGAAAVHLSAKRAAPARRGGTWVPMGSVSASADVDTHFVTDPDVVAAARAAVDTVNR; translated from the coding sequence GTGAGGCCCGCACGCCGGTTGCTGCTGGAGATCGCCGTCGCCGGCGCTGCCGGTGCCCGGATCGCCTGCGAGGCGGGGGCGGACCGGGTGGAGCTGTGCTCGGCCCTGGAACTGGGCGGAGTGACCCCGTCGGGTGCGCTGGTCGAGGCGGCGTGCGCGGTCGGCCCGCCGGTGCACGTCCTGGTCCGCTGCCGCCCGGGGGACTTCGTGTACGACGCGGAGGAGGTGGCGCTCATGGCAGCCGAGGTGCGCGAGGCGGTGGCGGCGGGCGCCGCGGGGGTGGTGATCGGCGCGTTGACGGCGGGCGGCACGCTGGACGCCGAGGCGATGCGAAGGCTGATGGATGCGGCAGCTGAGGCCGGGAGCGCCATGGGGCGCCCGGTCGAGGTGACGGTGCACCGGGCGATCGACCAGGCGGCCGATCCGGTGGCCACCGCGGTGCGAGCGGCAGCGATGGGAGTGACCCGCATCCTGACATCGGGTGGTGCCGCGACCGCGCCGGCCGGTGCCGGGACGATCGCCGAGATCGCCGCGGCTGTTCCCGGCGTCGAGGTGATGGCCGGTGCGGGCATCCGGCCCGGCGACGTGGCGCGGCTGGCTGAAACCGGCGCCGCGGCGGTGCACTTGTCGGCGAAGCGGGCTGCGCCCGCTCGGCGTGGCGGGACGTGGGTGCCGATGGGTTCGGTGAGCGCCTCGGCCGACGTGGACACCCACTTCGTCACCGACCCGGACGTCGTGGCGGCGGCACGGGCGGCGGTCGACACGGTCAACCGCTGA